From one Microbacterium sp. 10M-3C3 genomic stretch:
- a CDS encoding fused MFS/spermidine synthase gives MARARVEPAEIASARLSDGSFARLVPSPYTTGYELVVDGTPQSHVDPEDPTHLHFEYVARMGAVIDRLRMPGQPLTAVHLGAGALTIPRYIEATRPGSRQQVIELEQALVDLVRGQFPLPRGAAIRTRIGDARAVLGRLPHALEGSVDVLVSDVYAGAQTPAHVTTVEFYREAARLLAPDGVLLVNVADGAGLAFARRQVATVRAVLEHVIVLAEVQVLKGRRFGNLVIAASAAPLPTEWLPRLMAAGPHPAKVAQGAEIDEFVRGALPATDADATPSPKPTASLFDR, from the coding sequence ATGGCCCGAGCGCGCGTCGAACCCGCCGAGATCGCCTCGGCCCGCCTGTCGGACGGCTCCTTCGCACGCCTCGTGCCGTCGCCGTACACGACCGGGTACGAGCTCGTGGTCGACGGCACGCCGCAATCGCACGTCGACCCCGAAGACCCGACGCACCTGCACTTCGAGTACGTCGCACGCATGGGCGCGGTCATCGACCGGCTGCGGATGCCCGGACAGCCGCTGACCGCCGTGCACCTCGGCGCGGGCGCCCTCACGATCCCGCGGTACATCGAGGCGACGCGGCCGGGCTCCCGCCAGCAGGTGATCGAGCTCGAGCAGGCGCTCGTCGACCTCGTGCGCGGGCAGTTCCCGCTGCCGCGCGGCGCTGCGATCCGCACGCGCATCGGCGACGCCCGCGCGGTGCTCGGCCGCCTGCCGCACGCGCTCGAGGGGTCCGTCGACGTGCTCGTGAGCGACGTCTACGCCGGCGCGCAGACCCCGGCGCACGTGACGACCGTGGAGTTCTACCGGGAGGCGGCGCGTCTCCTCGCGCCCGACGGCGTGCTCCTGGTGAACGTCGCCGACGGCGCCGGGCTCGCGTTCGCGCGGCGGCAGGTCGCGACCGTCCGCGCCGTGCTCGAGCACGTGATCGTGCTCGCCGAGGTGCAGGTGCTCAAGGGCCGCCGGTTCGGGAACCTCGTCATCGCCGCATCCGCCGCTCCGCTGCCGACGGAGTGGCTGCCGCGGCTCATGGCCGCCGGCCCCCACCCGGCGAAGGTCGCGCAGGGGGCGGAGATCGACGAGTTCGTGCGCGGTGCGCTGCCCGCCACGGATGCGGATGCGACACCCTCCCCCAAGCCCACCGCGAGCCTGTTCGATCGGTGA
- a CDS encoding ABC transporter substrate-binding protein, with protein MATTLQRRLLTGAAAVAIGAIALSACSSQRGGGGETASGDVDSTFVFGASGDPASLDPAFANDGESFRITRQMFEGLVGTEPGTADPAPLLAESWEQSEDGLSYTFALKTGVKFHDGTDFNAEAVCFNFDRQNNFTGIAQSESLSYYWGKIMRGYADTGTSIYGGCTPDGDDKVTITLTQPFAGFIPALSLPSFAIQSPKALQDYDADNVGGTSEAPTLSKYATAHPTGTGPFMFDSWEPGSEATLKAFPDYWGEQGQVQEIIFRTIGDTTARRQALESGSIDGYDLVAPADLGALKDAGFTLTNRDPFNILYLGMNQADPALADIRVRQAIAHAIDKQQLVTQVLPEGTELADQFMPDAVIGFNDAVTTYDYDAEKAKSLLAEAGYTEANPLTLTFNYPVNISRPYMPNPEQIFTNLSSQLEAVGIKVNPVSNEWGEYLDLIQGGSDHGIHLLGWTGDYNDPDNFVGTFFGAPSNEWGFDNAELFSALTSARGLATEDEQESAYQDINEEIAQFLPGVPLASPVPTLAFDARVTSYPASPVQDEVYNMITLSE; from the coding sequence ATGGCAACCACCCTCCAGCGACGCCTGCTCACAGGCGCCGCGGCCGTCGCGATCGGCGCGATCGCCCTGTCGGCGTGCTCGAGCCAGCGCGGCGGCGGCGGCGAGACCGCGTCGGGCGACGTCGACTCGACGTTCGTGTTCGGCGCATCGGGCGACCCGGCGAGCCTCGACCCCGCGTTCGCGAACGACGGCGAGTCGTTCCGCATCACTCGTCAGATGTTCGAGGGCCTCGTCGGCACCGAGCCCGGCACGGCCGACCCGGCCCCGCTCCTGGCCGAGAGCTGGGAGCAGTCCGAGGACGGCCTGTCGTACACGTTCGCGCTCAAGACGGGCGTGAAGTTCCACGACGGCACCGACTTCAACGCCGAGGCCGTCTGCTTCAACTTCGACCGGCAGAACAACTTCACCGGGATCGCGCAGAGCGAGAGCCTGTCCTACTACTGGGGCAAGATCATGCGCGGCTACGCCGACACCGGCACCTCCATCTACGGCGGCTGCACCCCCGACGGCGACGATAAGGTCACGATCACGCTGACCCAGCCCTTCGCGGGCTTCATCCCCGCGCTGTCGCTGCCCTCGTTCGCGATCCAGAGCCCGAAGGCCCTGCAGGACTACGACGCCGACAACGTCGGCGGCACGTCCGAGGCGCCGACCCTCAGCAAGTACGCGACGGCGCACCCGACCGGCACGGGTCCGTTCATGTTCGACTCGTGGGAGCCGGGCTCGGAGGCGACGCTGAAGGCCTTTCCCGACTACTGGGGCGAGCAGGGCCAGGTGCAGGAGATCATCTTCCGCACGATCGGCGACACCACGGCCCGCCGTCAGGCGCTCGAGTCCGGCTCGATCGACGGGTACGACCTCGTCGCCCCCGCCGACCTGGGTGCCCTCAAGGACGCGGGCTTCACGCTGACCAACCGCGACCCGTTCAACATCCTCTACCTCGGCATGAACCAGGCCGACCCGGCGCTCGCGGACATCCGCGTGCGCCAGGCCATCGCCCACGCGATCGACAAGCAGCAGCTCGTCACGCAGGTGCTGCCGGAGGGCACGGAGCTGGCCGACCAGTTCATGCCCGACGCGGTCATCGGCTTCAACGACGCCGTCACGACGTACGACTATGACGCCGAGAAGGCCAAGTCGCTGCTCGCGGAGGCCGGCTACACCGAGGCCAACCCGCTCACGCTGACGTTCAACTACCCCGTGAACATCTCGCGCCCGTACATGCCCAACCCGGAGCAGATCTTCACGAACCTGTCGTCGCAGCTCGAGGCCGTGGGCATCAAGGTCAACCCCGTCTCCAACGAGTGGGGCGAGTACCTCGACCTCATCCAGGGTGGCTCGGACCACGGCATCCACCTGCTCGGCTGGACCGGCGACTACAACGACCCCGACAACTTCGTCGGAACGTTCTTCGGCGCCCCGTCCAACGAGTGGGGCTTCGACAACGCCGAGCTGTTCTCGGCGCTGACCTCGGCCCGCGGCCTCGCGACCGAGGACGAGCAGGAGAGCGCTTACCAGGACATCAACGAGGAGATCGCGCAGTTCCTGCCGGGTGTTCCGCTGGCCAGCCCCGTGCCGACGCTCGCGTTCGACGCGCGGGTGACCTCGTACCCGGCGAGCCCCGTGCAGGACGAGGTCTACAACATGATCACGCTGTCCGAGTAA
- a CDS encoding ABC transporter permease, whose amino-acid sequence MSSGVLPPAPSGGPVDDNAIVDKGLLAAETRGGFWRDVFRRIRRNPTAWIGAVIVALFLLVALLAPVLAPYGAEALPGQRYITPTHIPGPGELAQFPLGLDRFGGDVLSKLIWGAQASLVIGIVSTAFGLAGGMLLGLLAGTFGGWVDILVMRFVDILLSVPNLLLAVSIAAILGQSQLAVMIAIGASQVPVFARLLRASLLQQRNADYVLSAQTLGLSRRTITMTHVLPNAIGPVIVQGTLTLATAVIDAAALSFLGLGGGLPQTAEWGRMLTYAQAELAIAPGLAFLPGICIAVTALGFTLLGEALREAMDPRTRAR is encoded by the coding sequence ATGAGCTCCGGCGTCCTCCCTCCCGCCCCGAGCGGCGGCCCCGTCGACGACAACGCGATCGTCGACAAGGGGCTCCTGGCCGCGGAGACACGCGGCGGCTTCTGGCGCGACGTGTTCCGCCGCATCCGGCGCAACCCGACCGCATGGATCGGCGCCGTCATCGTCGCCCTGTTCCTGCTGGTCGCGCTGCTGGCCCCCGTCCTCGCGCCGTACGGGGCGGAGGCGCTCCCGGGACAGCGCTACATCACGCCGACGCACATCCCCGGGCCCGGCGAGCTCGCGCAGTTCCCGCTCGGACTCGACCGCTTCGGCGGCGACGTGCTGTCGAAGCTCATCTGGGGCGCGCAGGCATCGCTGGTCATCGGCATCGTGTCAACCGCGTTCGGCCTCGCCGGCGGCATGCTCCTGGGCCTTCTCGCCGGCACCTTCGGCGGCTGGGTCGACATCCTCGTGATGCGCTTCGTCGACATCCTGCTCTCGGTGCCGAACCTGCTCCTGGCCGTGTCGATCGCGGCGATCCTCGGGCAGAGCCAGCTCGCGGTCATGATCGCGATCGGCGCGTCGCAGGTGCCGGTGTTCGCGCGGCTGCTGCGGGCCTCACTGCTGCAGCAGCGCAACGCCGACTACGTGCTGTCGGCGCAGACGCTCGGGCTGTCGCGCCGCACGATCACGATGACGCACGTGCTGCCCAACGCGATCGGACCGGTCATCGTGCAGGGGACGCTCACGCTCGCCACCGCCGTCATCGACGCCGCCGCGCTGTCGTTCCTCGGCCTCGGCGGCGGCCTGCCGCAGACGGCGGAGTGGGGGCGCATGCTCACATACGCGCAGGCGGAGCTCGCCATCGCGCCAGGGCTCGCGTTCCTCCCCGGCATCTGCATCGCCGTGACCGCGCTCGGCTTCACGCTGCTCGGCGAGGCGCTGCGCGAGGCGATGGACCCGCGCACGCGCGCCCGCTGA
- a CDS encoding ABC transporter permease yields MLRTIGRRLLLLIPTLFGLSVLLFLWVRALPGGPAVALLGERATPEAVARINELYGFDQPLYVQYFTWLGRLLQGDFGSSIQTGRPVLEEFFRRFPATLELSIGALIVAVGIGIPLGYWAARRHGKAWDHIAVVLSLIGITIPVFFLAFILKYIFAVQLGWLPSDGRQNPRIDATHYTNLYVLDGLLTGELDAAWDAFLHLILPALALGTIPLAIIVRITRASVLEVQNADYVRTGRAKGIGQSTLRNRFILRNAMLPVVTTVGLQAGLLIAGAVLTETVFAFPGIGQFLARAIFTRDFPVLQGFIIFIAILYALINLLVDVSYSVIDPRVRVQ; encoded by the coding sequence GTGCTACGCACCATCGGCAGGCGCCTGCTCCTGCTCATCCCGACCCTGTTCGGCCTGTCCGTGCTGCTGTTCCTGTGGGTGCGCGCCCTGCCCGGCGGCCCCGCGGTCGCGCTGCTCGGCGAGCGCGCGACCCCCGAGGCGGTCGCGCGCATCAACGAGCTGTACGGCTTCGACCAGCCGCTGTACGTCCAGTACTTCACGTGGCTCGGCCGACTCCTCCAGGGCGACTTCGGTTCGTCGATCCAGACGGGGCGCCCGGTGCTCGAGGAGTTCTTCCGCCGCTTCCCGGCGACGCTCGAGCTGTCGATCGGCGCCCTCATCGTCGCCGTGGGGATCGGCATCCCGCTCGGCTACTGGGCGGCGCGCCGGCACGGGAAGGCGTGGGATCACATCGCGGTCGTGCTCAGCCTCATCGGCATCACGATCCCGGTGTTCTTCCTCGCGTTCATCCTGAAGTACATCTTCGCGGTGCAGCTGGGCTGGCTCCCCTCCGACGGCCGCCAGAACCCGCGGATCGACGCGACCCACTACACGAACCTGTACGTGCTCGACGGCCTGCTCACGGGCGAGCTCGACGCGGCGTGGGACGCGTTCCTCCACCTCATCCTCCCGGCGCTCGCCCTCGGCACCATCCCGCTCGCGATCATCGTGCGCATCACGCGCGCGTCGGTGCTCGAGGTGCAGAACGCCGACTACGTCCGCACCGGCCGCGCCAAGGGCATCGGGCAGTCGACGCTGCGCAACCGCTTCATCCTGCGCAACGCGATGCTGCCGGTGGTCACGACCGTGGGCCTGCAGGCGGGCCTGCTGATCGCGGGCGCCGTCCTCACCGAGACGGTGTTCGCCTTCCCCGGCATCGGCCAGTTCCTCGCGCGGGCGATCTTCACGCGCGACTTCCCCGTGCTGCAGGGCTTCATCATCTTCATCGCGATCCTGTACGCCCTCATCAACCTGCTCGTCGACGTGTCGTACAGCGTCATCGACCCGAGAGTGAGAGTGCAATGA
- a CDS encoding ABC transporter ATP-binding protein gives MTPAAVGPAPLLSVRDLAVDFATIDGPVRAVDGVDLDIAPGETVAIVGESGSGKSTTAMAIIGLLASGGPVARGSILLDGEDLTGFSEARMREVRGRQIGLVPQDPMSNLNPVAKIGTQVAETLLAHGLATRADVQGKVVETLEAAGLPDAAARAKQYPHEFSGGMRQRALIAIGLACKPRLLIADEPTSALDVTVQRTILDQIDRMTTEIGTAVLLITHDLGLAAERASRVIVMHRGRVVEQGPARQILDAPQHPYTQSLVAAAPSVAAVRLRPEEFRSPLTVAGEAGAPDDIVVIENLTKVYPRRGKGEDFRAVDDVSLKIPRGETVAIVGESGSGKTTTARMLLKVVEPTSGSIRFEGHDVATLKGAALREFRQKVQPIFQDPYSSLNPMFTIERIVEEPLAFYKRGSAKERSARVRKLLDDVALPQTMLRRYPSELSGGQRQRVAIARALALSPDLIVCDEPVSALDVLVQDQVLTLLRDLQREYGLSYLFISHDLAVVRLISDYVCVMKDGRLVEAASSEEIFTNPRDPYTRRLLASIPGNELGIAG, from the coding sequence ATGACCCCCGCTGCCGTCGGTCCCGCTCCCCTGCTGTCGGTCCGCGACCTCGCGGTCGACTTCGCCACGATCGACGGACCCGTGCGCGCCGTCGACGGCGTCGACCTCGACATCGCCCCCGGCGAGACCGTCGCGATCGTCGGCGAGTCCGGCTCGGGCAAGTCCACCACCGCGATGGCCATCATCGGCCTGCTCGCCTCGGGCGGCCCCGTGGCCCGCGGCAGCATCCTGCTCGACGGCGAAGACCTCACGGGCTTCTCCGAAGCGCGCATGCGCGAGGTGCGGGGGCGCCAGATCGGCCTCGTGCCGCAGGATCCGATGTCGAACCTGAACCCCGTCGCGAAGATCGGCACGCAGGTCGCCGAGACGCTCCTCGCGCACGGCCTGGCCACACGCGCCGACGTGCAGGGGAAGGTCGTCGAGACCCTCGAAGCGGCGGGGCTCCCGGATGCGGCGGCCCGCGCGAAGCAGTACCCGCACGAGTTCTCCGGCGGCATGCGCCAGCGGGCGCTCATCGCGATCGGGCTCGCGTGCAAGCCGCGCCTGCTCATCGCCGACGAGCCCACGAGCGCGCTCGACGTCACGGTCCAGCGGACGATCCTCGACCAGATCGACCGCATGACCACCGAGATCGGCACCGCCGTGCTCCTCATCACCCACGACCTGGGTCTCGCGGCGGAGCGCGCGTCGCGCGTGATCGTCATGCACCGCGGACGCGTGGTCGAGCAGGGGCCGGCGCGGCAGATCCTCGACGCGCCGCAGCATCCGTACACGCAGTCGCTCGTCGCGGCGGCACCGTCGGTCGCGGCCGTGCGGCTGCGTCCGGAGGAGTTCCGCTCGCCGCTGACCGTCGCGGGCGAGGCGGGCGCCCCCGACGACATCGTCGTCATCGAGAACCTCACGAAGGTCTACCCGCGCCGCGGCAAGGGCGAGGACTTCCGCGCCGTCGACGACGTGTCGCTGAAGATCCCGCGCGGCGAGACGGTCGCGATCGTCGGCGAATCGGGCTCGGGCAAGACCACGACGGCCCGCATGCTGCTGAAGGTCGTCGAGCCCACGAGCGGCAGCATCCGCTTCGAGGGTCACGACGTCGCGACGCTCAAGGGCGCGGCGCTGCGGGAGTTCCGCCAGAAGGTGCAGCCGATCTTCCAGGACCCGTATTCGAGCCTGAATCCCATGTTCACGATCGAGCGCATCGTCGAGGAGCCGCTGGCGTTCTACAAGCGCGGCTCGGCGAAGGAGCGCTCGGCACGCGTGCGCAAGCTCCTCGACGACGTCGCGCTGCCGCAGACGATGCTGCGCCGGTACCCGTCCGAGCTGTCGGGCGGCCAGCGCCAGCGCGTGGCGATCGCGCGGGCGCTCGCCCTCTCCCCCGACCTCATCGTGTGCGACGAGCCGGTGTCGGCCCTCGACGTGCTCGTGCAGGACCAGGTGCTCACTCTCCTGCGCGACCTCCAGCGCGAGTACGGCCTCAGCTACCTCTTCATCTCCCACGACCTCGCCGTCGTGCGCCTCATCAGCGACTACGTGTGCGTCATGAAGGACGGCCGCCTGGTGGAGGCCGCATCCAGCGAGGAGATCTTCACCAACCCGCGCGACCCGTACACGCGGCGCCTCCTCGCCTCGATCCCCGGCAACGAGCTCGGCATCGCCGGCTGA